A DNA window from Hemibagrus wyckioides isolate EC202008001 linkage group LG11, SWU_Hwy_1.0, whole genome shotgun sequence contains the following coding sequences:
- the fdx2 gene encoding ferredoxin-2, mitochondrial, with protein sequence MAAAAAVRASIGLSSRLVKVAPQCRVCPFNRLNICNGATIDKPSRRFSAPSRHLQTSISRHQSDEGSSTVEDPDEDVVNVVFIDRSGERIPVKAKVGDNVLYLAHRHGIDLEGACEASLACSTCHVYVNFECYDKLPEPEEREDDMLDMAPMLQENSRLGCQIILTPELDGIELTLPKVTRNFYVDGHIPKHH encoded by the exons ATGGCGGCCGCCGCTGCAGTCCGGGCGAGCATCGGGCTGAGTTCAAGACTGGTTAAAGTTGCACCGCAGTGTCGAGTTTGTCCGTTTAACCGATTAAACATCTGCAACGGAGCCACGATAGACAAGCCGAGTCGCCGTTTCTCAGCGCCGAGCAGACACTTACAGACTTCTATTA GTCGGCACCAGAGTGACGAGGGCAGTTCAACGGTAGAAGATCCAGACGAGGATGT CGTTAATGTGGTGTTTATTGACCGGTCTGGAGAGAGGATACCGGTGAAGGCAAAAGTTGGAGACAATGTTCTGTATCTTGCTCACAGACACGGGATCGATCTTGAAG GCGCCTGTGAGGCATCATTGGCTTGCTCCACGTGTCACGTTTATGTAAATTTCGAGTGCTACGATAAGCTACCTGAGCCTGAAGAAAG GGAGGACGACATGCTGGACATGGCCCCGATGCTGCAGGAGAACTCTCGTCTCGGTTGCCAGATCATTTTGACTCCCGAGCTGGACGGCATTGAGCTGACCCTTCCCAAGGTCACGAGGAACTTCTATGTTGATGGTCACATCCCTAAGCATCACTGA